TCTCGTATGAATAAGCTGATGGCCGGTCAGATACCTTTTCTGAGAGAAGCTCTTCCCACACTGGCTACAGTTGTATGGCCTCTCTCCAGTGTGGATGTGCTGGTGAAATCTACACCTTCTACATTTGCTGAAACTCTTCCCACACTGGTCACAGACATGAGCCATTTGTTCAGTGTTGACCGGCTGAGTGGAAACACTCTCTGAATTCTCTCTGCGGTTGTCGTGGCCGTGCTTTTCCTCAGAGTCGACTGGCTGATTTGCCGTGCTTTCGCTGAAGCTGCTCACACTCTCATCCTCATAAAGTGCATTCTGGAAGATGCAGATCTCCTCCTGTGAATGGAAATCAGATGAAGGTTGTTGaactgaaattacaaaaactgaggaaagagcttgagaaagaagaggaaaaacgaatattttaaaataaaaaccttaaagtgtGTGCCATGTTGACCTTTTAGCTCAAATTGGCTTACTATATTGATTTGCAGTGTTGCTCATATATGCTATGCAGATATGAGCCGCTTCAGAGCAATGTTAACACATACTGTAGTTGTGCAGATGTATGCATATTTCATGACAGTGGAGTTCCTGTTTTATTgattgttcattttcttctatgcaaaacaagaaaaaatgacaaaattcaaACAACTGTATTcataataattgttttttctgttgagGTTTTGTTCAACTTTAGGGGCCTTGACGTATTTAAAACAGGACTTGATGAGATTAATTGTATATAAAAGATTCACCTGAAAAATAggaagaaaatatgaataatttctcTGTTCACAGTCACACtaacatattttaatgacaGGAAAACTGAGGGTttgtagattaaaataaattgctggAAAAAACTCTTAGCTAAgaaatttactaaaaaaaaacatggacatgtCTGAGTTTCAGAAGttgaatatttaacatttttgaaattaattttttcctagaacatttctgagattaacctcaaaattaaaaaaaatttaaaaatccagcAAATTTTCAACCTGTGTAGCTCagaaatttcaatgtttttttttctagaaaatttctgagtttatagtggaaatgtactccttttttaAGCTAAATGAAGATTCTTAAACCACTAATTAATTTTGAgcttttgttgggtttttttccatgaaaaaaaacaaaacaaaaaaaaacaacacatttctgagtttccaaagttcaacatttttgactttatgAACTCcaaaattttcatgtttttccctagaaaatttctggaatgaatctaaacatttctgagatctTCCCGGAAAATCTTCGACTTTTGCGAAATATGAgtaacagaaaaacagcagagatgaacaaagtttacactttcCTGACAGGGGAAGGCATCTTGGGAAAAATATGggttaagttttatttatttaaacgaGCAAAATGTactgttttcttttgattttacatattttgtcctTTCAAGAAATGTAActagtttgtgttttgttttaaaattaataagtaAATGTCATCTTCTGGTCCAGGTGTACTTTCTATGTTcagaaaaacagctaaaatctccAACCAGTTGTGGTAGCGCCTTGTCATGCTTCATGTTGAGTTGGATGTGTAATTCATAAACAAATCTGGTTTGAAATACTGACAGACATTAAATTAGCTCCACTTgcgatgaataaataaaacattttttacctcCACACCCCTAGGGGGCGTGCCTCACACTTTGACAATCGCTGCTTTTAATTCTACATAGTGaccatttttaaacaacacacCTCTTCTGAAGGCATAACTGGATTGTTTATGTTGCTGTTATCGTCCTCCAGGAAATCCAGAAGTTTCAGAAAGTCCTCCATTTTGTGATCCTGTTGAAGAATACGAAGAGTAAAACTTCACAGCAGAAGTCACATATGGTACCAACAAATGGCCGTATGACtgttttaaaaagctaacatgttttgatttactattagcaaaaaaaatacaaaagattcGTCTCATAATATCAAAAAGTGCTAAAATACTCCTTAATGTTTTTGTCCCAGGAGAAACACACAGCAGTTANNNNNNNNNNNNNNNNNNNNNNNNNNNNNNNNNNNNNNNNNNNNNNNNNNNNNNNNNNNNNNNNNNNNNNNNNNNNNNNNNNNNNNNNNNNNNNNNNNNNTGAGTCAGAACCTTTgtatttgcacatttctggttttaacaacatcatttttattttattttttaaattgtttgcaataaaaaagaaagaataaaaaactaaatatctttgttgttgagctcatattctatttattcaataatttagcagcggTTTAACACTTGAATTGGAAATGTTGCTTATTTAATTGATGTACgattttagatttaaatgtaaatctacatttaaatgtagatttattaattaattacagaccctgaAATTAACTCcattaacattttaatccaGTCCCTTTACTCGGTCATTGGTCCTCAAAGACACATGAAAATGCCAGAACAAGTCCTGAAGAGTTAGCCTAAACAAGTACAAACACTCATACACACAGGTCTGTCTTTGATATTTGTGAGAGCCGTGAATTACAGAGTGCATTCCAGGGACATTAGACTGAAGTTGAACCCAGATCTGGTCCGTCCCACAGCATTACACAACATCCCCACAATGAGAGGAGATTCTACTGAAAAATGAACCCAGAGGTCCTAAAAACACATCTGGCCACAGCAGAGACTGTTTATATCAGCAGCAGCCAGGAACAGCTTAGTTCCTGTTTACTGGCATTATGTTAGCATAGCGGAGTGTCTGTTACTGACAACATGTTAGCATAGCGGAGTGTCTGTTACTGACAACGTGTTAGCATAGCGGAGTGTCTGTTACTGACAACGTGTTAGCATAGCGGAGTGTCTGTTACTGACAACGTGTTAGCATAGTGGAGTGTCTGTTACTGATATGACATTAGCATAACTTTTGACATGTTGGTAGCATAGCAATatgtcctttttttctctcctccagggggtcttttttgtgggctctagtgtcccttatatgaaaataggctgacaggaaaaggggaagaagaggggggaagacatgcggcaaatattgcCGGGTaagggaatcgaacctgcgacagccgcgccgaggactcaaggcctccaaacgtgggtcgcgctatcccctatgccaccacagcacgcctcATAGCAATATGTCTTTTACTGGCATCATGTTGGCATGGCAGTGTCTGCTACTAGTATCATGCTAGCATAGCAGTGTGTCTGTTTGTAGCATCATGTTGGCATGACAGTGTCTGCTACTAGCATCATGCTAACTTGTATGTCTGAGTGTGTGTATTTACGGTCAGGATGCTCATATGGGCGCCAATGATGCTTCATTCCTTCATGCTCCAGGAATGGATTCCAGGCTTTACACTGATCCTCCCTGAAACACAACGACACTTCAGATGTTCTGATCCGGTTAGCCTGAGGACAGAACCAGGTTCTAACCCGGTCAGCAGAAGGACATATCCAGGTTTTGACCTGAAGTCGGTGAGGGGGGGGCAGTCCTCCTGGCTGCACAGCTGGAACTCATAGCTGTTCCCGTAGCAGGTGCGCCCTCCATTGGCTGGACTGAGAACAGCGACAGGTAAGTGTGTCTGATTGGTGCAGCTGGTGAGTGAGATCATTGCCGGTCACTCACGGGGGGTTATCACACTGTCTGGTCCGGAACCGGACCCCACCCCCACAGGTCCGGGAGCAGCTGCCGAACGGACTCCAGCGCCCCCAGTTTCCGTGTTGCTTCAGGAGGTTTGGGGTGAGCTTGATGCAGAAGCCTTTGAAGCAGTGCTGCAAAACAGACAGCTGCCTTGGTGACTCATCTGGCTGTGTGGATAAAGACTAGAAATATGTCCTGCAGTGGTACCAACCGGTACCCGGGAGGTACTGGATGGTTTCTCTGCTGCCAACAGAACTTGGCCGCTAAATAAACGCTGACGATGAATTCGTGAACTCACCTTGCCTGGTCCGCACTTGGTCCCATCCAGTGGGGGGCCTTTCTTGGTCTTACAGAAAAATGGGTTGTTGTAGTCGCTGCACCACAGCTGCTTGCAGGGATCAGGGGTCATGTACTGAAGACACAGATCACTCAGAGATCAGGATCTGTGGCTTATATGATCTTGTTGatcagaaaataatcagaaatctCTCCAgatgtgaaatgaaaacaaccCTGAGCTCCATGAAGAAAAAACCTACAACTGACAGGAAAACACTAGCAGGACTTTAATGAGCTTTCTGAAATTTCCAGTCCAGCTGCTGGCCGGGTCCAGGTGCTGGTTGGGTCCAGATGTAGTGTTTGTTCAGATCTGATAACAGGAAGCATTCCTGGCAGATCGGGTCCAGCAGCTCTGAGCCCGATGAGCTGGACGTTTCTACTGATTACTTTGGTTCTGGTGGTTTTCTCCTCTGAATCAGATCAGGACAGGAAACATTTCAGCCAGCATGTCTGCCAACTCTTCACCTCTGACAGACAGAGTCTGGGAATGACGGGCTAAAGGGACGATACCACCAGATCGTAGGAGGTTCATTTTCTATTCAGgttaatattaatgaataaGTAGATCATTCTGCTCAGAGGTTTCAGCAGGAACCGACTCAGAGGCAGCTGTAAAGGGTCGCTGCTCAGGTTCGGGGAGAACCTTGGTTTCGGCTGGACTCTGGGTCCGGTTGGATTCTGGATCAGTAAGAACCTTGGATTCGGTTAGACTCTGACTTACGGCGGTACACATGCTGAATCCCGGGCCAAAGTCAAAGCGGCACTGCTGGTCCATGGTGTACTGGAAGCCCGGTAGCTGCGGCTGGGCAGGCCACTCATGGCTGAAGGGGTCGTCACGGAGACAGTCATAGGCGCTGTGGGCAGAGGGAGCGGCTGTCAGTGGAAACCCTCCTGGCACTGCAGGCACTGCGGCTGCTACTCACTTCAGGTAGCGGTGCAGCtccctccagctgcagctggaccAGTGATAGCGGTAGAAGGTGGCCTGGACCCGGGGAGACATGATGCTGCCCAGAGGGACGTCGTCCATGCAGTCGTTCATCTCCCCATCGTGCTCCATGCCcagcctgcacacacacacaccttagCTTAGTTATTTATCACTAAACAGATAGTATTATCCTTAGTATCACCATTCTTGTGTGACTCACACGTGGCCTGTCTCATGCGCAGCAACAAAAGCCGAGGAGAATCCGTCTTCTAGAACCAGGACACAGCTCCGGTGCAGCTGGCACATCCCGGTGACCGGAGCATAACCTACAGCACCGCGCAGCACAGGAAggggattattattattattgttagtagtagtagtactaTGGGTAGCTGTAGTACTATAGGTAGCTGTAGTACAGCAGCAGTACCAGAGGTAGTAAAGTAGTGGTACCCTGCATGCCAGTGGGACCGAACTCCTGGCGGGTCAGGTAGATGGTGTGGTCATGCTGCGCCTCCTGGctctgctccacctgctgcagATACGACCATCCGCAGACGTTCTCCAGGCTCTTCTGAGGATTCCCCACTGCAATCAGCTCCTGGGACTGAGGGGCCAAACAAGTCCAGCTTTTAATGGTTTTCTACTTTAAACAGGAGCTATTCTGCCTGAATAGTTCATTGAGGTCAGAGGTTTAATGAGCAATGGGCCGGATCAGAACCTCTACAACTGTGACCCAGCTGGTGTTACATAGAGATCCTAATATCGGGTTTTAAAAGGAACAAGACTGAGCTACATTTGATCAACTTCCTGTTATCAGGACTGACTTCCTATAGCGTGAGCAGACTGATTCCTGTTAGTTGTGGCATGAGCAGAATGACTTCCTGTTAGCAGAGTGACTTCCTGTTAGCATATGGCCTGAGCAGACTGACTTCCTGTTAGCAGAGTGACTTCCTGTTCGTAGATTGACTTTCTGTTAGCAGACTGACTTCCTGTTAGCATGTGGCCTGAGCAGAATGACTTCCTGTTAGCAGAGTGACTTCCTGTTAGCATGTGGCCTGAGCAGACTGACTTCCTGTTAGCATGTGGCCTCAGAAAACTGACTTTCTGTTAGCATGTGATCTGAACAGACTGACTTTCTGTTAGCAGAGTGACTTTTTGTTGGCATGTGGTCTGAGAAgagtcacttcctgttagcatGTTGCCTGAGCAGAGTGACTTCCTGTTAGTAGAGTTACATCCTGTTAGCATGTGGCCTCAGCAAACTGACTTCGTGTTATCATATTGCCTGAGCAGAGAGACTTCCGGTTAGCATGTGGCCTGAACAGACTGACTTCCTGTTAGCATGTGGCCTGAGCAGACTGACTTCTTGTTAGGAGAGTGACTTCCTGTTGGCATTTGATCTGAGAAGAGTAACTTCCTGTTAGCATGTGATCTGAGCAGACTGACTTTCTGTTAGCAGAATGACTTCCTGTTACCAGGTGGCCTGAGCAGAGTGACATCTTGTTGGCATGTGGCCAGAGCAGAGTGACTTCCTGTTAGCATGTTGCCTGATCAGACTGACTTTCTGTTAACTGTGGCTTGAGCAGACTGACTTCCTGTTAGCAGAGTGGCTTCCTATTTGCATGTGCCCTGAGCAGACTGACTTTCTGTTAACTGTGGCCTGAGCAGAGTGACTTCCTGTGGTACGTTGCAGCCCGTACCTTGGTGCCGCTCAGCATGATGATCCTTGCTACCACCACGTTGATGTTGGCCCCCAGAGAGGAATCCTGGTAGATCTCATTGACCTGGAGGAGACGAGCAGAATCTGCATGAGGAGCTTCTGAATGAAACCAAGAGCAGGAAACCTCAGCAGGTCCGGACAGAGCAGAACAACAGACAGAAGGAACCAGAACCCAGAGCAGTCCTTCTGGGTTCTGGTTCATTCATGTAGCGCCGCTCTGCAGCGCCTACAGGGCTGCATGCAAAACTAACAACTGCTTCCACGTACAATGTTCATCAGGGTGAGGAGATACTTCAGGATGTTTTCGCGGCCATGGAAGAGAAGCAGGGAGTAATCCACGGCCAGCAGCACCTGGAGGACGCAGAGGCAGGTAAGCACCAATGAGAGAGCAGGAAACTAAATGCCTCACCCAGAAAACACCGTAAATgtcaaacacaaaattaatCAACGTAGAAAACATGAGGAAACGTCGAGTCACAAAAAAATAAGGTGAGATGGAGAAGATAACTTTTGACCTTTGAAGGTTAGCAGCAGTGAGCGGTTTTGGTTCTGACCAACCATTTCTCAGGCGGTTTGTTCTGATGCATCACAGTGAAGACCTTCAGAACCTCATGGTTCTCTTGGTGCTCCAGAACCAGACAGAGGAGGGTCTATGAAATCGTCCAGTCTGTCTTCACTATCTGCAGTTCAAGTCTTTGCTGGCTGCTGGACTTCAGGTGTGACACCAGGAAAGATTAAATAATCTGGTGTTTTTTCTGGCGCTCAGGTGACTCATCCTaatctctgattggctgagaagCAGATGGACTCCTGGGATTTCATCTGCTCAACTGATCAAAGGTGCCAATATTTTGTTCCGACATAAATCTGGAGTTCAGAGGGCAAAGGTCAGAAAGGTCACGTACCtcaatgtgaaacatttcagccATGGTGTCGCGGCGCCGGCGACCTGACCCGTTTGGACCCAGGGTTGGGTTCAGCAGTCCTAGCAGCGGCCCTGCAAGCACAATTCATCCGGTCTGAAGGTCAGGATGTCAGCTCAGCTGATTCAGTGGACCCAAACAACTGATGGTCTTTCCAGAATGGACCAGAACCACAAAGACCTCCAAAAACCTCATCAGAATCCCAGTGGTGGGTCCAGTTCCCACATGGAACCAGTCAGTCCTGTAACGAGTCCCGACCCGGCCAACCGAACAGCAGTGGCTCTCAGTCAGAGTTCAGCTCATTGCCACAGGCTTTAACTACGACATacactggaaataaaaaccagatgAAGCCAAGAAGCCaaaggctgacctctgacctcacaCACTGAAGCCAGCAAACCCTGATGTCCATAAACGGTTGCTATGGAGACAAGGCAGAGAGAATCTCTCTATACCTCATAAACCGTCTGAAGAACAGTTATGAGGCTGCACCAGTACTGACCAGTACAGACCACTGGGAACCACTACAGTCCACTGTGGCAGGAAACCCATTGGGAAGGAAAAATCTTCCTCTGGGTTCTGTGTATTTTTGAGATGTGTTGAAATGCGTTTCAcagcattttctgtttcagtgctTTGCTTGCAGAGTGTCTCTGTATCTCCGAGTGTCTCTGAGCCCAAAGCCAAGTTTCCTGGACCTTTTCCAccgttttattttccttctttcagCTGGAatgaaggaggtggaggagctgtgGCTCGGTTTGTTAGCATTCTAACACTCAGCACAGAATGCAACAATCTGAACTCCTGACCTCCTGATGGTTGCTGTTATCTGAACCAGATCTGGCAGAACAGAACCAGTGCTTGACTCACCTCGCAGGAAGTCCTCTGAGGTCTGATTAGCAGCTGATGGTTTCCTGATGATGGCCGAAGAGCGATAAACCACGTGCCTTCGCTCGCCTTCGCCCTCCTCTTCGTCGTCTTTCAGCGGTTCGATAAAGAACTCG
The Xiphophorus hellerii strain 12219 chromosome 22, Xiphophorus_hellerii-4.1, whole genome shotgun sequence genome window above contains:
- the LOC116712654 gene encoding A disintegrin and metalloproteinase with thrombospondin motifs 2-like; the encoded protein is MDRPGSGLLVLVFLLHISCCLSGSLHQVLSEFSIIRPIRTDSEGRLLSASVSAHHPYRSKRHAPSNKDTPNNSQAQQAPPTWRSSFSHSWRGRSPKEEAELFYNVTVFGRHLHLRLRPNSRLIAPTATLEWEESGYLHSEPIREDDCFYTGTVSDLDDTSVAISNCDGLAGMIRTGGDEFFIEPLKDDEEEGEGERRHVVYRSSAIIRKPSAANQTSEDFLRGPLLGLLNPTLGPNGSGRRRRDTMAEMFHIEVLLAVDYSLLLFHGRENILKYLLTLMNIVNEIYQDSSLGANINVVVARIIMLSGTKSQELIAVGNPQKSLENVCGWSYLQQVEQSQEAQHDHTIYLTRQEFGPTGMQGYAPVTGMCQLHRSCVLVLEDGFSSAFVAAHETGHVLGMEHDGEMNDCMDDVPLGSIMSPRVQATFYRYHWSSCSWRELHRYLNAYDCLRDDPFSHEWPAQPQLPGFQYTMDQQCRFDFGPGFSMCTAYMTPDPCKQLWCSDYNNPFFCKTKKGPPLDGTKCGPGKHCFKGFCIKLTPNLLKQHGNWGRWSPFGSCSRTCGGGVRFRTRQCDNPPPANGGRTCYGNSYEFQLCSQEDCPPLTDFREDQCKAWNPFLEHEGMKHHWRPYEHPDRKYTHSDIQVSMMLVADTVMPT